The Fortiea contorta PCC 7126 genome has a segment encoding these proteins:
- the glmU gene encoding bifunctional UDP-N-acetylglucosamine diphosphorylase/glucosamine-1-phosphate N-acetyltransferase GlmU: protein MVVVAILAAGRGTRMKSSLPKVLHCLGGRSLVERVIKSVEPLVPSRQLVIVGYQSQEVKAAMQSIPSLEFVEQAVQLGTGHAIQQLLPHLQGYTGDLLILNGDLPLIRTQTLQQLLQTHQENQNAVTILTAHLDDPKGYGRVFCSGDNLVQQIVEDKDCTAAQRQNCRINAGVYCFRWPSLAEVLPNLQANNAQKEYYLTDAVTQVGKVMAVDVDDYQEIVGINDRLQLATATAILQTRIKEKWMMAGVTLIDPGSITIDDTVEIQPDVVIEPQTHLRGHTVIETGCRLGPGSLIENSQLGENVTVHYSVVTDSIVQAETRIGPYAHLRGHVQVGNGCRIGNFVELKNTQLGDRSNVAHLSYLGDTTAGSQVNIGAGTITANYDGVKKHQTKIGDRTKTGSNSVLVAPLTLGDDVYVAAGSTVTEDVPDDSLVIARSRQVVKQGWRRKETGG, encoded by the coding sequence ATGGTAGTTGTAGCAATTTTGGCAGCGGGACGCGGTACAAGGATGAAATCAAGCTTGCCTAAAGTCTTGCATTGTTTGGGTGGGCGATCGCTAGTAGAGAGAGTGATCAAAAGTGTAGAACCTCTTGTACCCTCAAGGCAATTGGTAATTGTGGGCTATCAGTCCCAAGAAGTGAAAGCAGCTATGCAGTCAATTCCCAGTTTAGAATTTGTTGAACAAGCTGTGCAACTAGGAACAGGTCATGCTATCCAACAATTACTGCCCCATCTTCAAGGTTACACCGGGGATTTGCTGATCCTCAACGGCGATTTACCATTGATTCGGACTCAAACCCTGCAACAGCTTCTGCAAACTCATCAAGAAAATCAAAATGCTGTGACTATTCTGACAGCACACCTTGATGACCCCAAGGGCTACGGGCGGGTTTTTTGTAGTGGTGACAACCTTGTCCAACAAATCGTTGAAGATAAAGATTGTACCGCTGCACAAAGACAAAATTGCCGGATTAATGCTGGGGTTTATTGCTTTCGCTGGCCTTCTTTGGCTGAGGTATTGCCCAATTTACAAGCGAATAATGCCCAAAAAGAATACTACCTCACTGATGCGGTGACTCAAGTAGGAAAAGTGATGGCGGTGGATGTAGATGATTACCAAGAAATTGTTGGAATTAACGATCGCCTACAATTAGCCACAGCTACGGCAATTTTACAAACAAGGATTAAAGAAAAGTGGATGATGGCGGGTGTCACTCTCATCGATCCCGGTAGTATTACTATTGATGATACCGTAGAAATACAGCCAGATGTGGTGATTGAACCCCAAACTCACCTACGCGGTCATACTGTCATTGAAACCGGCTGTCGCCTCGGCCCTGGCAGCTTGATTGAGAATAGTCAATTGGGAGAAAATGTCACAGTACACTATTCTGTGGTTACAGACAGCATTGTGCAAGCAGAAACTAGAATCGGCCCCTATGCTCACTTACGTGGACATGTGCAAGTGGGTAACGGTTGTCGTATCGGTAATTTCGTAGAGTTAAAAAATACGCAATTAGGCGATCGCTCCAATGTCGCTCACCTATCATATTTGGGTGATACCACCGCCGGCTCTCAAGTTAATATCGGCGCTGGGACAATCACAGCTAATTATGATGGTGTAAAAAAACACCAAACAAAAATTGGCGATCGCACTAAAACAGGTTCCAACAGTGTTTTAGTCGCGCCCCTCACCTTAGGAGATGACGTCTACGTAGCTGCGGGTTCCACCGTCACAGAAGATGTTCCCGATGATTCCCTCGTAATTGCCCGTAGTCGTCAGGTAGTAAAACAAGGTTGGCGACGCAAGGAGACTGGCGGTTAG
- a CDS encoding phycobiliprotein lyase, producing MTLPLKPATTATESEISEFFQNSVGKWLSERRYYTLASGETQEMVSIITIRFLEQGCDELQKLAQMHNLDNSAKLTCGAQVTWQSQDSVTGAKQSKGATLFGALGTILYRDRGFATTKPVTAVFHFPNPQTLCLRTEYNHSVFEEELKLIGTKYRTRQSIISRAGEHLMIGQYLEKRVEG from the coding sequence GTGACATTACCCTTAAAACCTGCAACCACCGCCACCGAGTCGGAAATTTCTGAGTTTTTCCAAAATTCAGTTGGTAAATGGCTATCAGAACGACGCTATTACACTCTCGCTTCAGGAGAAACGCAAGAAATGGTGAGTATCATCACCATCAGGTTTTTAGAACAGGGATGCGATGAGTTGCAAAAGCTAGCCCAAATGCACAATTTAGACAATTCAGCTAAATTGACATGTGGTGCACAAGTGACTTGGCAAAGCCAGGATTCCGTCACAGGCGCAAAGCAGTCAAAAGGTGCTACCTTATTTGGCGCCTTAGGAACCATTTTGTACCGCGATCGCGGTTTTGCCACAACCAAACCAGTCACCGCCGTCTTTCACTTTCCCAATCCCCAAACTTTGTGTCTGCGAACTGAGTATAATCACTCAGTATTTGAAGAAGAATTAAAGCTAATTGGCACAAAATACCGCACCCGCCAATCCATCATCTCTCGTGCTGGTGAGCACTTAATGATTGGTCAGTACTTAGAAAAGCGGGTAGAAGGATGA
- the psb34 gene encoding photosystem II assembly protein Psb34, whose protein sequence is MPYTTEEGGRLNNFAREPKIYEAEPLDAGQKKSYFILGIGATVLVGVLIFVAFSVSHLS, encoded by the coding sequence ATGCCCTACACCACAGAAGAAGGCGGTCGTCTGAATAACTTTGCTCGTGAACCAAAGATTTATGAGGCAGAACCCCTGGATGCAGGGCAAAAGAAAAGCTATTTTATCTTGGGAATCGGCGCTACAGTTTTAGTTGGCGTTTTGATTTTTGTCGCCTTCTCTGTTTCCCATCTCAGTTAA
- a CDS encoding tetratricopeptide repeat protein has product MSVNDTPHTDNFSWNRQVYNRLKLALSLGLRRQLFLAVCDDLHLRNQVAARLHSTLAYPVGQVLYQPANAHQISTPAYPQLVTLRLNLSDPNPIEQVNQWLGSYPPPIVGAAKDSPGRPLPTPVFQIVGVEQLTKQPVAIQRLFLHHLRLSEQYLSTPEAGKFLESSLLLWVPRPWLSAIQQSAPKFWHCRTGVFLFAGEPTPTANNSGYPERFSTDKSLDLGNLEPSILEESINQAELNAAKNELKFGDDFDLQAETPVHRGRKPKDISPTKLELLKIGVQPQESLIKSSQDDTPSLQSLSHINPELIELVLATINAKTTEDEEDDLHPQQILWEIEELHSQQASGEILAFSYQRLGNIYRLRIEHGQSTLENLMVAIIAYQESITYDENSPNVPDILNDLGTLYWMLYRTPPNSEEGKNYIEQGIEFYQLALKLISPQTHPDTYARVQNNLGTAYSDLARFANPAENWQLAIIAYKEALNYRTAEMEPLKYAACQNNLGTAYWHLGLYNQPVVHLKKAIAAYNLALTYYSADQEPLKYGMIQNNIGTAYWNLAQYEQPAENLQLAIDVFNEALKYRTAAHAPIACAATQNNLGTAYWHLVSLSQTDKETQHKYLQLCISAYEETLALAQSLDGVSLNFDLVAAHNNLGLAYYQLATDSYFHHDKTTRSQHLEAALENHLQALNGLNKQPEAYQTTFACVVKTIRAFHQELGIQGQNLALSKVPSQLLAEILPKL; this is encoded by the coding sequence ATGAGTGTGAATGATACTCCACATACCGACAACTTTTCTTGGAATCGGCAAGTATACAACCGATTGAAGCTGGCATTAAGTCTAGGTTTACGCAGGCAACTTTTTTTAGCTGTTTGCGACGATTTGCACCTGAGAAATCAAGTAGCAGCTAGGCTGCACTCTACCTTGGCTTATCCTGTTGGGCAAGTCTTATATCAGCCAGCAAATGCTCACCAAATTAGCACGCCAGCTTATCCGCAATTAGTAACTTTGCGGTTAAATTTGAGTGACCCTAATCCTATAGAGCAGGTCAATCAGTGGCTAGGGAGTTATCCACCGCCAATAGTGGGTGCTGCGAAAGATTCACCGGGACGACCTTTACCCACACCTGTATTTCAGATTGTGGGTGTGGAGCAGCTAACTAAGCAACCTGTGGCGATACAACGCTTATTTTTGCATCATCTGCGTTTAAGTGAGCAGTATTTATCTACTCCAGAAGCTGGTAAATTTTTAGAATCTAGTTTACTGTTGTGGGTGCCGCGTCCTTGGTTATCAGCTATTCAGCAATCAGCACCAAAATTTTGGCACTGTCGCACTGGTGTATTTTTGTTTGCTGGGGAACCGACACCAACAGCAAATAATTCTGGCTATCCGGAACGTTTTTCTACTGATAAAAGTTTGGATTTGGGGAATTTAGAACCGTCGATTTTAGAAGAATCAATCAACCAAGCAGAACTGAACGCAGCTAAAAATGAATTGAAATTTGGCGATGATTTTGATTTGCAAGCAGAGACGCCAGTGCATCGGGGACGGAAACCCAAGGATATATCACCTACAAAATTAGAATTATTGAAAATTGGCGTACAACCGCAAGAATCCTTAATTAAATCGAGTCAAGACGATACACCATCACTGCAATCTTTGTCTCATATCAATCCAGAATTAATAGAACTAGTATTAGCAACTATTAACGCCAAGACCACTGAAGATGAGGAAGATGATTTACATCCACAACAAATTTTGTGGGAGATTGAAGAATTACATTCACAACAAGCATCTGGGGAAATATTAGCATTCTCTTATCAGCGTTTAGGCAATATTTATCGCCTGCGGATTGAACATGGACAGTCCACCTTAGAAAATCTGATGGTGGCGATTATTGCTTATCAAGAGTCAATTACATATGACGAAAACTCTCCTAATGTTCCAGATATTCTCAATGATTTGGGCACACTTTATTGGATGCTCTATCGCACTCCACCCAATTCAGAAGAAGGAAAAAATTATATAGAACAGGGAATTGAATTTTATCAGTTAGCTTTGAAATTAATTTCACCGCAGACGCATCCAGACACCTATGCTCGTGTGCAAAATAACTTGGGGACAGCTTACAGTGATTTAGCACGGTTTGCGAATCCAGCAGAAAATTGGCAACTGGCGATTATTGCTTACAAAGAGGCGCTCAATTATCGGACTGCGGAAATGGAGCCATTAAAATATGCTGCTTGCCAAAATAACTTGGGTACTGCTTACTGGCATTTAGGATTATATAATCAACCAGTGGTGCATTTAAAGAAAGCGATCGCAGCTTATAATTTAGCACTTACTTACTATAGCGCCGACCAAGAACCACTCAAATATGGCATGATTCAAAATAATATAGGCACCGCTTATTGGAATCTTGCCCAATATGAACAACCAGCAGAAAATCTCCAGCTAGCGATAGATGTTTTCAACGAAGCTCTGAAATATCGTACCGCTGCCCACGCCCCCATTGCTTGCGCTGCGACACAAAATAATCTTGGTACTGCTTACTGGCATTTAGTAAGTTTATCCCAAACTGATAAAGAAACACAACACAAATATTTGCAATTATGCATCTCTGCTTATGAAGAAACTCTCGCTTTGGCTCAGTCACTAGATGGAGTTTCTCTAAATTTTGATTTAGTAGCTGCTCACAATAACTTAGGTTTAGCCTACTATCAACTAGCTACAGATAGTTATTTTCATCATGATAAAACAACTCGTTCCCAACATCTAGAAGCAGCATTAGAAAATCATTTACAAGCTTTGAATGGATTAAACAAACAACCAGAAGCTTATCAAACAACCTTCGCTTGTGTAGTGAAAACCATTCGCGCTTTCCACCAGGAATTAGGCATTCAAGGTCAAAACTTGGCTTTATCTAAAGTTCCTAGTCAGTTACTGGCGGAAATTTTGCCGAAGTTGTAG